One window from the genome of Oryza glaberrima chromosome 3, OglaRS2, whole genome shotgun sequence encodes:
- the LOC127766022 gene encoding uncharacterized protein LOC127766022, translating into METTQKADPVEPAAKIVRQTSQFKRWGRKHPFVRYGLPLISLTVFGAVGLAHLIQGSKEVTKEKEDMEWEVVETTKALSRTGPVEGAYKPKKLSLEDELKALQQKVDINNYDYKRIPRPNEK; encoded by the exons ATGGAAACAACTCAGAAAGCTGATCCAGTGGAACCAGCAGCTAAGATTGTTCGACAAACCTCACAGTTCAAACGGTGGGGACGGAAACATCCATTTGTTCGATATGGGCTGCCACTTATCTCTTTGACAGTGTTTGGTGCAGTAGGACTCGCTCATCTTATACAGGGCAG CAAAGAAGTAACAAAGGAAAAGGAGGACATGGAATGGGAGGTTGTAGAAACAACAAAAGCCCTGAGCCGAACAGGACCGGTGGAAGGAGCCTACAAGCCTAAGAAGCTTTCACTAGAGGATGAGCTGAAG GCTTTGCAGCAAAAGGTGGACATAAACAACTATGACTACAAGAGGATTCCCAGACCCAATGAGAAATAA